The Gemmatimonadota bacterium DH-78 region GCGGACGCACGAGCTCGAGGAAGCCGGCTTCGACATGGCCTCGGGCGACTGAGGCCGACCGGGCATCGCCAGCGGTTCGAAAGGGCCCCTCCGAGCGGTCGGCGGAGGGGCCCTTCGTCGTCGGGTGTGCATGCATCGGCGGCATGGACGTCATACGGGGGGAAGCGTTGATTCCCCGACCCGGAGGACCCCATGGATTCGCCTTCCGCGCCGTTCGTCGATCGCACCGGCAGGCCGCGCCCGACCCCCGCGGCTCACCCGCGCGTCGCGACGGGAGCCGCAGCGCGACTCGCGGCGTTGGTCGCCGCCTTCGTCCTGACCCTGGTCGTCGGCCGCCCGCTGGCCGGTCAGGGCTGGATCGACCCGGTCCGCCCCGGCATGGGTTCGGTGGAGCGGGTAGAGAGCCGGGTCCAGGTCACGGTCGACAACGGGGTGGCCACCGTCGAGGTGGACGAGTGGTTCCTCAACTCGGGAGACCGGGTGGCCGAGGGCCACTACCTCTATCCGCTCCCGGCCGACGCCGCGCTCTCGGGCACCTCGCTCTACCAGGGCGAAACGGAGCTGCGGGGCGAGGTGATGGACGCCGACGAGGCGCGCGCCATCTATGAAGAGATCGTGCGCCGGCGGGCCGACCCCGCGCTGATCGAGTATCTGGGCGACGGGCTCTTCCGGGCCCGCGTGTTTCCGATCGAGCCGGGCGAGCGCCGTCGGGTGACGCTGCGCTACATGCAGATTCTGGAGCCGGCGGGAGAGAGCCTGCACTTTCGCACGCCGGGTGCACTCCGTCCCACGATGCCGGTGCGACCCGAGCCCGGGCCGAACGACGCGCGCGATACCCAGCCCCGCATCGGTGCCAACGCCCCGGTGCACCTCACCATGACGGTCACCCCGGCCTCCGACTGGCTCGACCCCTTCTCCCCGAGTCATGCGCTCGACATCGAGCGACTCGATGGGGAGCTGCGGATCGACGTGGCCGAGGCCGAGGGCCGGGTGTCGGTGTTTCTGCCTCGGAGCGGCGACCTCGTGGGGCTGTCGCTGCTCCCCCACCGACCGGCCGGAGAGGACGGCTTCGTGCTGCTCAGCCTCACCCCGCCGGCACCGGGCGACGAGCGACCCGAGCCGCGCGACGTGGTGGTCGTGGTCGACGTGTCGGGCTCGATGGCCGGCCGCAAGATCGAGCAGGCGCGCACCGCGGTGCGGGGGCTGCTCGAGGGGCTCGGCCGCGACGATCGCTTCCGACTGGTGTCGTTCAGCAATGCGGTGCACCAGCTCGACACGGAGTGGCTCCCGGCGCGGGGCGCGTCTCTCGCCGAGGCCACCCGTTGGATCGACGAGCTGCGAGCCGACGGAGGGACCAACATCGACGGGGCTCTCGATGCGGCCTTCGGCGTGGAGCCGGGTCGCGACCGTCTGCCGGTGGTGGTCTTCCTCACCGACGGGCTGCCCACCGTGGGCGAGCGCGACCCCGACCGCATCACCGCCGAGGCCGAGGGGCGCCGCGGCCGCTACCGCGTGTTCGCCTTCGGGGTGGGCCACGACGTGAACACCCGCCTGCTCGACCGGCTGTCGGAGGCCACGCGCGGCACCACCCAGTACGTCGAGCCCGGTGAAGACGTGGAGCGCGCGCTCTCGCTCCTGGCCACCCGCATCTCGCACCCCGTGTTCACCGACCTGCGGATCGTGGAGTCGCCGGTGGCGATCTCGGAGTGGTATCCGGTGCACATTCCCGACCTGTTCGCCGGCGAGACGCTCACCCTGCTGGCCCGCTACCGGGGCGAGGGAGAGGGGCGGGTCGTGATCGAGGGACGACGCGGCGGTCAGCTGCGCACCGTCGCTGCCGAGGCCGTCTTCCCGAGGGTGCAGCGCGCCAACGCTGCGCTGCCCCGCCTGTGGGCGGCCCGCAAGGTGGGGCATCTCACGCGCCAGCTGTGGACGGAGGGGGAGACTCCGGATCTGGTGGAGGAGATTCGCACCACGGCGCTGCGCTACGGGCTGCCGAGCCCCTTCACCAGCATTCTCGTGCAGGAGCCCGAGGCGGTCGTCACCGACGGCGTGCAGCCGGCGGTGATGCCGATGACCTTCGGGGCCGGCCCGGCCAACCGTGCCCGTACCCCGGGGCTTCCCGCGGGGACCGTCGGTGCGGCCGCCGGCGCGCGGCGTTCGACGGGCGCCCGGGCCGTGCAGGTGGCCGAGGAGTCGCGGCGGTTCCGCGACGCGGCGCGCATGGATGAACTCGACGAACTGATGGAGCGTGCTACATCGAAGACGAGCGACCAGCGGGTGGTGGCCGGACGCGTCCTTCGCCTGCAGGATGGGGTATGGACCGAGGTGGGACTCGACCCCGACGCCCCCACGCTCCGCGTGAAGCGCTTCGGCGAGGCCTGGTTCGAACTGATGCGTCTGCTGCCCGAACTGGAGTCGGCGCTGCAGCTCGAGCGCATCGCCCTGGCCGGCGTGGGTTTGACCCTCGAAGTGGACGCCGACGGAGTGGAGTCCCTCGATACCGACGCGCGGTCGGAGATCACCCGGGCCTTCCGCGCCACCGGCGGCTGACGCCCGACGGAGACGAGCGTTGAGCATCGACTGGACCACCGTGTACCGGGAGACGTTTCCGGGTCTGGTCCGGTTCCTCCACCGCAAGGTGTGGGATCCGGAGCGGGCCCGGGACCTCGCCCAGGAGGCGTTCGTGCGCGCGCTGCGCGAACAGCCCGAGAAGCCGCGCGCCTGGCTCTTTCAGGTGGCGGCCAACCTGGCCCGCGACGAGGCGCGCACCTCGATCCGTCGCCGCGAGCACCTGACGGTGATTCAGGGGGGACTGAGCGAGGCCGATCCCGCCCCGGGGCCGCTGGAGGCGGCGGCGGACAGCGAACGGAAGGAGCGGGTGCGGGCGGCGCTGGCGCGGCTGAGCGAGCGCGACCGCGAGGTGCTCACCCTGTGGGACGCCGGACTGGACTACGCGGAGATCGCCGAGCGCGCGGGGCTCGCCCCCGGTGCGGTCGGCACCACCCTGGCCCGGGCGCGGAAGCGTCTCGTGGCGGCTTTCGAGAGTGAGGAGGGAGATCATGCAGCCGAAGGATGACGGCCGGCGGACGCCTGGTCCGCACGCCACCGAGGGCGAGCTGCACACCCTTCTCGACGGGGCGCTCGACCTGCTCGACGCCGTGCGGGCCGCCGAGGTGCGGGCGCATGTGGAGCATTGCCGCAGCTGCCGCGACCGGCTCGCGGTGGAGTCGGCGGTGCGCGATCGCGCCGAGGCGCTGCTCGGGGCCGACGATCCGCTCGATGCGCTGGTCCTGCCCTCGTTCGACGAGTTGCTCGTGCAGGCGGAGGGCGTCGCGCCGGGGGCCGTGGGCGGAGCCGCGCAGGAAGGGGGCGGGGATCGCGAGTCGACGGCGCGGCCTGCTGCGCGCCGGGCGTCGGGGAGCGGGCGGTGGGCCTGGGCGGCCACCGTGGTGCTGTCGCTCGGCGTCGGGTACGGAGTCGGCGTGTTCGGCCCCGAGGGACTGCGGCCCGGGGCGGTGCCGATGCCGGGGGCGGCCGACGGTGCCCCGGGCCCCGCGGCGGCACGAGTCACGGCGCCCGAGGCGAGCGAGGAGTTCGAGGACTCCGCAGCCGAAGGGTCGTCCGCGGGTGAGAACGAGGTGCCTCGAGCCGCGACGATCGCGGCCGAGTCGGTCGCGGAGGAGCGGGAGGCGCCCGCCGCCCCTTCACAGCCCGAGCCGGCGGCGGAATCCCCGGCCGCCCGCCCTCTCGACGAGATCATCGTCAGCGGATCGGCCGGGGCGGCCCAGCGCACGCCCGCCTCCGAGGCGTGGGTGGAGGCGCGACTCGCCGACATCCCCGGCGACACGACGCTGCGCGCCGCCGTGCAGCTGGATTCGACGGCCGTCGGTGCCGGACAGCTCCGCTCGCGGGTGGCCGACCCGTCGGTGGTGCCCGTCACCTTCGGCGCGGCGCCGCAGCCGCAGTCGCAGCCGCAGTCGGAGCTGCAGGCGCGGCGGATCGACCGGTCCGCGCTCGGGCTGGACCCGCTGGCGGGCCGCCTGCCGGCGGCGGGCTCCCCGGCGGCGGCCTCCGGTGCGGCGGCGGGCTCCGCGGCGGCGGTGGCCGATGCCGTGGAGGCGGATCTCGGCGCGCCCGACGACGAGGTCGGGCTCGTGCTTCCCGGACTCACCCTGCACGAGGTGCGCTGGACGGAGGTGTGGCCCGGACAGGAAGGGGTGGTGGCGGTGCAGCGGTTGCCCGACGGAACGGTGCTGGAACTGCGCGCGGCGGGTGTTCCGGTCGGGGGTGAGCCCGACGCGGTCGAGCCGCCGGCCGAGCGGTCCGACGCCCCGTCAGGCTGGGCCCGGGCCGTCCGGAGAGTGGAGGGCGGCTGGCTCGCGCTCGACGGACTCCTCCCGATCGAGCGACTCCGGGAACTGCTCGCGCTCGCGGGCTGAGCGGGCGCGGGCGCGTCCCGCCCAGAGTTGCAGGAGCAGGCCGGCCCCGATCACGGCCGTCAGCAGGTGGGTGTAGACCCGCCACCAGAGCAGGAGCACGGGCAGCTGGTCGGGGCCCAGGGCGTCGCCGAGCACGGCCACGAAGCCCATCTCGATCCCACCGCCGCCACCGGGCGGGGGAAGGAGCGAGCCGAGGTAGAGCAGTCCGAAGGGCCGCAGCGTGAGGGCCACCCAGTCGAGCCCGGGCTCCATCGTCGTGGCCCAGACGAGCGCGGGG contains the following coding sequences:
- a CDS encoding sigma-70 family RNA polymerase sigma factor; its protein translation is MSIDWTTVYRETFPGLVRFLHRKVWDPERARDLAQEAFVRALREQPEKPRAWLFQVAANLARDEARTSIRRREHLTVIQGGLSEADPAPGPLEAAADSERKERVRAALARLSERDREVLTLWDAGLDYAEIAERAGLAPGAVGTTLARARKRLVAAFESEEGDHAAEG
- a CDS encoding VIT domain-containing protein is translated as MDSPSAPFVDRTGRPRPTPAAHPRVATGAAARLAALVAAFVLTLVVGRPLAGQGWIDPVRPGMGSVERVESRVQVTVDNGVATVEVDEWFLNSGDRVAEGHYLYPLPADAALSGTSLYQGETELRGEVMDADEARAIYEEIVRRRADPALIEYLGDGLFRARVFPIEPGERRRVTLRYMQILEPAGESLHFRTPGALRPTMPVRPEPGPNDARDTQPRIGANAPVHLTMTVTPASDWLDPFSPSHALDIERLDGELRIDVAEAEGRVSVFLPRSGDLVGLSLLPHRPAGEDGFVLLSLTPPAPGDERPEPRDVVVVVDVSGSMAGRKIEQARTAVRGLLEGLGRDDRFRLVSFSNAVHQLDTEWLPARGASLAEATRWIDELRADGGTNIDGALDAAFGVEPGRDRLPVVVFLTDGLPTVGERDPDRITAEAEGRRGRYRVFAFGVGHDVNTRLLDRLSEATRGTTQYVEPGEDVERALSLLATRISHPVFTDLRIVESPVAISEWYPVHIPDLFAGETLTLLARYRGEGEGRVVIEGRRGGQLRTVAAEAVFPRVQRANAALPRLWAARKVGHLTRQLWTEGETPDLVEEIRTTALRYGLPSPFTSILVQEPEAVVTDGVQPAVMPMTFGAGPANRARTPGLPAGTVGAAAGARRSTGARAVQVAEESRRFRDAARMDELDELMERATSKTSDQRVVAGRVLRLQDGVWTEVGLDPDAPTLRVKRFGEAWFELMRLLPELESALQLERIALAGVGLTLEVDADGVESLDTDARSEITRAFRATGG